A stretch of the Camarhynchus parvulus chromosome 4, STF_HiC, whole genome shotgun sequence genome encodes the following:
- the COMMD8 gene encoding COMM domain-containing protein 8 isoform X2, with amino-acid sequence MPRLLEKLSAGRALEFLHKVIDGICGRAYPRYQDYSNVWSLSEWMEVLEETMRYFKTAVGKNMSDEEAAQQIIELNSDYQEAITKCLKGRKEEIRNALVENVHAISSAQLQDFDWQLKLALSSDKISMLQMPLLNLDLDVRENGEIKPVSIEMNKEELQNLINALEAANKVVLQLK; translated from the exons ATGCCGCggctgctggagaagctgtCGGCGGGCCGGGCGCTCGAG TTCCTTCATAAGGTAATTGATGGCATCTGTGGCCGTGCGTACCCTCGCTACCAGGATTATAGCAATGTTTGGAGCTTGTCAGAGTGGATGGAGGTTTTAGAAGAAACTATGAGATATTTCAAAACTGCAGTTGGCAAAAATATGTCTGATGAAGAG gcTGCTCAGCAGATAATTGAGTTAAATTCAGATTATCAAGAAGCAATCACAAAATGTCTGAAAGGtagaaaggaagaaatcagGAATGCCCTAGTAGAAAATGTACATGCAATCTcttctgcccagctgcaggatttTGACTGGCAGTTAAAG CTTGCTCTCTCCAGTGATAAGATCTCCATGCTGCAAATGCCACTCCTCAATCTTGATTTGGATGTGAGAGAAAATGGTGAAATTAAGCCAGTTTCTATAGAGATGAATAAGGAAGAGTTGCAGAACCTAATAAATGCACTGGAAGCTGCTAATAAG GTTGTCTTACAACTGAAATGA
- the COMMD8 gene encoding COMM domain-containing protein 8 isoform X1 yields MPRLLEKLSAGRALEFLHKVIDGICGRAYPRYQDYSNVWSLSEWMEVLEETMRYFKTAVGKNMSDEEAAQQIIELNSDYQEAITKCLKGRKEEIRNALVENVHAISSAQLQDFDWQLKLALSSDKISMLQMPLLNLDLDVRENGEIKPVSIEMNKEELQNLINALEAANKVTFIDVIFCS; encoded by the exons ATGCCGCggctgctggagaagctgtCGGCGGGCCGGGCGCTCGAG TTCCTTCATAAGGTAATTGATGGCATCTGTGGCCGTGCGTACCCTCGCTACCAGGATTATAGCAATGTTTGGAGCTTGTCAGAGTGGATGGAGGTTTTAGAAGAAACTATGAGATATTTCAAAACTGCAGTTGGCAAAAATATGTCTGATGAAGAG gcTGCTCAGCAGATAATTGAGTTAAATTCAGATTATCAAGAAGCAATCACAAAATGTCTGAAAGGtagaaaggaagaaatcagGAATGCCCTAGTAGAAAATGTACATGCAATCTcttctgcccagctgcaggatttTGACTGGCAGTTAAAG CTTGCTCTCTCCAGTGATAAGATCTCCATGCTGCAAATGCCACTCCTCAATCTTGATTTGGATGTGAGAGAAAATGGTGAAATTAAGCCAGTTTCTATAGAGATGAATAAGGAAGAGTTGCAGAACCTAATAAATGCACTGGAAGCTGCTAATAAGGTAACTTTTATTGATGTAATATTTTGTTCCTAA